A region from the Panicum hallii strain FIL2 chromosome 1, PHallii_v3.1, whole genome shotgun sequence genome encodes:
- the LOC112873618 gene encoding putative transcription factor bHLH041 isoform X1 translates to MDTLFVLGQESRLRILQRAAARVPGCAYLCAWAALPAAQPAAASSSSAATSARRLLCCLNAWFCDGGANCRGDAGRVRALFDAYRGSLCAAVSGCVPGWAYKDGRAFMELPAHDLASSASLPAQQQFYQEAGIKMAAFMGCESGEIEVGMSTAASGSPMSLESSLQQVFSEDFFQQSLLEELLQLPPTGPSSPSSSLPSVSVGSPVAEGSTSLLRTMAVTPAATPSSRSERQVPVPPHPLYPRPPLAAPFSRHGRVHFPSPDADDAAMAEAMLAVISASSSSALPTPSTSTAASPPGNHHHSARRWPRRRGTTTTAFRAYNAALAPRAPWRPPGAPGQRMIKMGISILRRMHMLRFNRERSGGTAMAQRVPEEEEDPPPAPTSSQLNHMISERRRRERLNESFEALRGLLPPGSKKDKATVLAKTLDYMNILVAQIADLEARNRSLESRAHQHSNGGGGWKERPYSSPEQQEVVVLQGLSGASERVQVHVTAAAAAGSASTPSSSSSSSAAAREVTVRVEARAAHGDVAELVARALAVIREMGCFTVAAVDGGRRPSDGVAHATFTLRATAGEFDEASLREAVMKAAEDSAAPPPSDDS, encoded by the exons ATGGACACCCTCTTCGTGCTCGGCCAGGAGTCCCGGCTGCGCATCCTccagcgggcggcggctcgcGTCCCCGGCTGCGCGTACCTCTGCGCCTGGGCGGCCCTCCCTGCGGCCcagccggcggcggcttcgtctTCCTCAGCTGCCACCAG CGCCCGCCGCCTGTTGTGCTGCCTGAACGCATGGTTCTGCGACGGCGGAGCCAACTGCCGCGGTGACGCCGGCCGCGTGCGCGCGCTCTTCGACGCGTACCGGGGGTCGCTCTGCGCCGCCGTGAGCGG GTGTGTGCCAGGGTGGGCGTACAAGGACGGCCGCGCGTTCATGGAGCTGCCGGCGCACGACCTGGCGTCCTCGGCGTCGCTGCCGGCGCAGCAGCAGTTCTACCAG GAAGCTGGCATTAAG ATGGCGGCGTTCATGGGATGCGAGAGCGGCGAGATCGAGGTCGGCATGTCCACGGCGGCAAGCGGGTCGCCCATGAGCTTGGAGTCGAGCTTGCAGCAGGTGTTCTCGGAGGACTTCTTCCAGCAATCGCTGCTCGAGGAGCTACTCCAGCTGCCGCCGACGGGGCCGTCGTCGCCCTCGTCCTCGCTGCCGTCCGTCTCCGTGGGCAGCCCGGTGGCGGAGGGCTCCACGTCGCTGCTCCGCACGATGGCCGTgacgccggccgccacgccgtcCTCCAGGTCAGAGCGGCAGGTGCCAGTGCCGCCGCATCCGCTCtacccgcgcccgccgctcgcgGCCCCATTCAGCCGGCACGGCCGCGTCCACTTTCCGAGCCCCGACGCCGACGACGCCGCGATGGCGGAGGCCATGCTCGCCGTCATCTCCGCCTCGTCGTCCTCGGCGCTGCCGACGCCGTCCACGTCGACGGCGGCGTCCCCTCCGGGCAACCACCACCACAGCGCGCGCcggtggccgcggcggcggggcacgacgacgacggcgtTCCGGGCGTACAACGCGGCGCTGGCGCCCAGGGCGCCGTGGCGGCCGCCGGGCGCGCCCGGGCAGCGGATGATCAAGATGGGCATCTCCATCCTGCGGAGGATGCACATGCTTCGGTTCAACCGGGAGCGCAGTGGCGGCACCGCGATGGCGCAGCGGGTAccggaagaagaggaggatccgccgccggcgccgacgagCAGCCAGCTGAACCATATGAtatcggagcggcggcggcgggagaggCTCAACGAGAGCTTCGAGGCGCTCAGGGGGTTGCTGCCTCCAGGATCAAAG AAAGACAAGGCCACCGTCCTCGCCAAGACGCTGGACTACATGAACATTCTGGTAGCCCAGATCGCCGACCTCGAGGCGAGGAACCGGAGCCTGGAGAGCCGAGCTCACCAGCACTCCAATGGCGGTGGCGGCTGGAAGGAGAGGCCCTACTCGTCGCCGGAGCAGCAAGAAGTAGTGGTGCTCCAGGGGCTGAGCGGCGCGTCGGAGAGGGTGCAAGTCCAcgtgaccgccgccgccgccgccggtagcGCCTCGacaccgtcgtcgtcgtcgtcgtcgtcagcgGCGGCCCGGGAGGTGACCGTGCGGgtggaggcgcgggcggcgcacgGCGACGTGGCCGAGCTGGTGGCGCGCGCGCTGGCCGTGATCAGGGAGATGGGGTGCTTCACGGTGGCGGCCGTCGACGGCGGCAGGCGACCCAGCGATGGCGTTGCTCACGCCACCTTTACGCTGCGAGCAACG GCGGGCGAATTCGACGAGGCGTCGCTGAGGGAGGCCGTGATGAAGGCTGCCGAGGATTCGgcggcaccgccgccgtcgGACGACTCgtag
- the LOC112873618 gene encoding putative transcription factor bHLH041 isoform X2, giving the protein MDTLFVLGQESRLRILQRAAARVPGCAYLCAWAALPAAQPAAASSSSAATSARRLLCCLNAWFCDGGANCRGDAGRVRALFDAYRGSLCAAVSGCVPGWAYKDGRAFMELPAHDLASSASLPAQQQFYQMAAFMGCESGEIEVGMSTAASGSPMSLESSLQQVFSEDFFQQSLLEELLQLPPTGPSSPSSSLPSVSVGSPVAEGSTSLLRTMAVTPAATPSSRSERQVPVPPHPLYPRPPLAAPFSRHGRVHFPSPDADDAAMAEAMLAVISASSSSALPTPSTSTAASPPGNHHHSARRWPRRRGTTTTAFRAYNAALAPRAPWRPPGAPGQRMIKMGISILRRMHMLRFNRERSGGTAMAQRVPEEEEDPPPAPTSSQLNHMISERRRRERLNESFEALRGLLPPGSKKDKATVLAKTLDYMNILVAQIADLEARNRSLESRAHQHSNGGGGWKERPYSSPEQQEVVVLQGLSGASERVQVHVTAAAAAGSASTPSSSSSSSAAAREVTVRVEARAAHGDVAELVARALAVIREMGCFTVAAVDGGRRPSDGVAHATFTLRATAGEFDEASLREAVMKAAEDSAAPPPSDDS; this is encoded by the exons ATGGACACCCTCTTCGTGCTCGGCCAGGAGTCCCGGCTGCGCATCCTccagcgggcggcggctcgcGTCCCCGGCTGCGCGTACCTCTGCGCCTGGGCGGCCCTCCCTGCGGCCcagccggcggcggcttcgtctTCCTCAGCTGCCACCAG CGCCCGCCGCCTGTTGTGCTGCCTGAACGCATGGTTCTGCGACGGCGGAGCCAACTGCCGCGGTGACGCCGGCCGCGTGCGCGCGCTCTTCGACGCGTACCGGGGGTCGCTCTGCGCCGCCGTGAGCGG GTGTGTGCCAGGGTGGGCGTACAAGGACGGCCGCGCGTTCATGGAGCTGCCGGCGCACGACCTGGCGTCCTCGGCGTCGCTGCCGGCGCAGCAGCAGTTCTACCAG ATGGCGGCGTTCATGGGATGCGAGAGCGGCGAGATCGAGGTCGGCATGTCCACGGCGGCAAGCGGGTCGCCCATGAGCTTGGAGTCGAGCTTGCAGCAGGTGTTCTCGGAGGACTTCTTCCAGCAATCGCTGCTCGAGGAGCTACTCCAGCTGCCGCCGACGGGGCCGTCGTCGCCCTCGTCCTCGCTGCCGTCCGTCTCCGTGGGCAGCCCGGTGGCGGAGGGCTCCACGTCGCTGCTCCGCACGATGGCCGTgacgccggccgccacgccgtcCTCCAGGTCAGAGCGGCAGGTGCCAGTGCCGCCGCATCCGCTCtacccgcgcccgccgctcgcgGCCCCATTCAGCCGGCACGGCCGCGTCCACTTTCCGAGCCCCGACGCCGACGACGCCGCGATGGCGGAGGCCATGCTCGCCGTCATCTCCGCCTCGTCGTCCTCGGCGCTGCCGACGCCGTCCACGTCGACGGCGGCGTCCCCTCCGGGCAACCACCACCACAGCGCGCGCcggtggccgcggcggcggggcacgacgacgacggcgtTCCGGGCGTACAACGCGGCGCTGGCGCCCAGGGCGCCGTGGCGGCCGCCGGGCGCGCCCGGGCAGCGGATGATCAAGATGGGCATCTCCATCCTGCGGAGGATGCACATGCTTCGGTTCAACCGGGAGCGCAGTGGCGGCACCGCGATGGCGCAGCGGGTAccggaagaagaggaggatccgccgccggcgccgacgagCAGCCAGCTGAACCATATGAtatcggagcggcggcggcgggagaggCTCAACGAGAGCTTCGAGGCGCTCAGGGGGTTGCTGCCTCCAGGATCAAAG AAAGACAAGGCCACCGTCCTCGCCAAGACGCTGGACTACATGAACATTCTGGTAGCCCAGATCGCCGACCTCGAGGCGAGGAACCGGAGCCTGGAGAGCCGAGCTCACCAGCACTCCAATGGCGGTGGCGGCTGGAAGGAGAGGCCCTACTCGTCGCCGGAGCAGCAAGAAGTAGTGGTGCTCCAGGGGCTGAGCGGCGCGTCGGAGAGGGTGCAAGTCCAcgtgaccgccgccgccgccgccggtagcGCCTCGacaccgtcgtcgtcgtcgtcgtcgtcagcgGCGGCCCGGGAGGTGACCGTGCGGgtggaggcgcgggcggcgcacgGCGACGTGGCCGAGCTGGTGGCGCGCGCGCTGGCCGTGATCAGGGAGATGGGGTGCTTCACGGTGGCGGCCGTCGACGGCGGCAGGCGACCCAGCGATGGCGTTGCTCACGCCACCTTTACGCTGCGAGCAACG GCGGGCGAATTCGACGAGGCGTCGCTGAGGGAGGCCGTGATGAAGGCTGCCGAGGATTCGgcggcaccgccgccgtcgGACGACTCgtag
- the LOC112873618 gene encoding putative transcription factor bHLH041 isoform X3 gives MDTLFVLGQESRLRILQRAAARVPGCAYLCAWAALPAAQPAAASSSSAATSARRLLCCLNAWFCDGGANCRGDAGRVRALFDAYRGSLCAAVSGCVPGWAYKDGRAFMELPAHDLASSASLPAQQQFYQEAGIKMAAFMGCESGEIEVGMSTAASGSPMSLESSLQQVFSEDFFQQSLLEELLQLPPTGPSSPSSSLPSVSVGSPVAEGSTSLLRTMAVTPAATPSSRSERQVPVPPHPLYPRPPLAAPFSRHGRVHFPSPDADDAAMAEAMLAVISASSSSALPTPSTSTAASPPGNHHHSARRWPRRRGTTTTAFRAYNAALAPRAPWRPPGAPGQRMIKMGISILRRMHMLRFNRERSGGTAMAQRVPEEEEDPPPAPTSSQLNHMISERRRRERLNESFEALRGLLPPGSKKDKATVLAKTLDYMNILVAQIADLEARNRSLESRAHQHSNGGGGWKERPYSSPEQQEVVVLQGLSGASERVQVHVTAAAAAGSASTPSSSSSSSAAAREVTVRVEARAAHGDVAELVARALAVIREMGCFTVAAVDGGRRPSDGVAHATFTLRATETMLSFLPPLYVLALCN, from the exons ATGGACACCCTCTTCGTGCTCGGCCAGGAGTCCCGGCTGCGCATCCTccagcgggcggcggctcgcGTCCCCGGCTGCGCGTACCTCTGCGCCTGGGCGGCCCTCCCTGCGGCCcagccggcggcggcttcgtctTCCTCAGCTGCCACCAG CGCCCGCCGCCTGTTGTGCTGCCTGAACGCATGGTTCTGCGACGGCGGAGCCAACTGCCGCGGTGACGCCGGCCGCGTGCGCGCGCTCTTCGACGCGTACCGGGGGTCGCTCTGCGCCGCCGTGAGCGG GTGTGTGCCAGGGTGGGCGTACAAGGACGGCCGCGCGTTCATGGAGCTGCCGGCGCACGACCTGGCGTCCTCGGCGTCGCTGCCGGCGCAGCAGCAGTTCTACCAG GAAGCTGGCATTAAG ATGGCGGCGTTCATGGGATGCGAGAGCGGCGAGATCGAGGTCGGCATGTCCACGGCGGCAAGCGGGTCGCCCATGAGCTTGGAGTCGAGCTTGCAGCAGGTGTTCTCGGAGGACTTCTTCCAGCAATCGCTGCTCGAGGAGCTACTCCAGCTGCCGCCGACGGGGCCGTCGTCGCCCTCGTCCTCGCTGCCGTCCGTCTCCGTGGGCAGCCCGGTGGCGGAGGGCTCCACGTCGCTGCTCCGCACGATGGCCGTgacgccggccgccacgccgtcCTCCAGGTCAGAGCGGCAGGTGCCAGTGCCGCCGCATCCGCTCtacccgcgcccgccgctcgcgGCCCCATTCAGCCGGCACGGCCGCGTCCACTTTCCGAGCCCCGACGCCGACGACGCCGCGATGGCGGAGGCCATGCTCGCCGTCATCTCCGCCTCGTCGTCCTCGGCGCTGCCGACGCCGTCCACGTCGACGGCGGCGTCCCCTCCGGGCAACCACCACCACAGCGCGCGCcggtggccgcggcggcggggcacgacgacgacggcgtTCCGGGCGTACAACGCGGCGCTGGCGCCCAGGGCGCCGTGGCGGCCGCCGGGCGCGCCCGGGCAGCGGATGATCAAGATGGGCATCTCCATCCTGCGGAGGATGCACATGCTTCGGTTCAACCGGGAGCGCAGTGGCGGCACCGCGATGGCGCAGCGGGTAccggaagaagaggaggatccgccgccggcgccgacgagCAGCCAGCTGAACCATATGAtatcggagcggcggcggcgggagaggCTCAACGAGAGCTTCGAGGCGCTCAGGGGGTTGCTGCCTCCAGGATCAAAG AAAGACAAGGCCACCGTCCTCGCCAAGACGCTGGACTACATGAACATTCTGGTAGCCCAGATCGCCGACCTCGAGGCGAGGAACCGGAGCCTGGAGAGCCGAGCTCACCAGCACTCCAATGGCGGTGGCGGCTGGAAGGAGAGGCCCTACTCGTCGCCGGAGCAGCAAGAAGTAGTGGTGCTCCAGGGGCTGAGCGGCGCGTCGGAGAGGGTGCAAGTCCAcgtgaccgccgccgccgccgccggtagcGCCTCGacaccgtcgtcgtcgtcgtcgtcgtcagcgGCGGCCCGGGAGGTGACCGTGCGGgtggaggcgcgggcggcgcacgGCGACGTGGCCGAGCTGGTGGCGCGCGCGCTGGCCGTGATCAGGGAGATGGGGTGCTTCACGGTGGCGGCCGTCGACGGCGGCAGGCGACCCAGCGATGGCGTTGCTCACGCCACCTTTACGCTGCGAGCAACG GAGACGATGCTGTCATTTCTCCCTCCCTTGTATGTATTGGCGCTCTGCAACTGA